Genomic DNA from Solanum pennellii chromosome 3, SPENNV200:
TCAAAGCAATctaaatatatatcataaaaatattattttcttctacataaaatttaagatttataacaaaaataagtttaaaagaaaaaaaaagagatagatTTGCTAGTCAGGAAACATACCTCAAAGCTTGATGGCAATTGATCATTGTTGTTATTCATTTTCCAGAAATAATCTGGGAGTGACATCTCATCTTTcttatatttctaatttttaattgttGATTACCagttaggcataatacatatattagatcttaaatttgacttcaaattttaactttgacctccaactttcataatgcacaaacataCACTTTAGTTatctaactttaaaataaataaacacatgagtcctacatgacacaatacacataggataccacgtaggacaaaaaatgacatttaggatatgtgtttatttgttcaactttatacaagtttaagtgtctacttgtgcacactcaaagttgaaggatataaatgtgatttgaagtcaagttaaagAATACATTTATGTGTAATGCCTACTAATTAATTCAAATCCTAATTAATGGGGGGCAAGCAGTAGTTGACCTAGGAGATACAAAAGGCCTATCTGTTAATTAAGATTTAGGAGTTGCAAAAGTTTTGAAAGTAAACGGATGTCTTTTCCTATGCATAGAGTAAAAGCTTAGAATTAATAGaacctttttcttttaattcattgacTTGATCATGTTAcacattaatttaaaatgtgataaatatatatactttgtgaaaaatttaaggaaaataaataaatattatttttagcatTAGAGGCATGTCATATCAATAACTTTAGTTTTTCATAGTGAACACACCTCAAGTACAAAAAGGGTATGTGGAGTGCATAAGACACGATTACTGGGAAGAAATGGAAGCTCTACTTGTAAGAAAGCTGGGCGACCCAACTCTGCCACCAAATGCATCGGAGAATTCGTCACTCGATCTCTCAACCTCCCACCCTATACCTAATTTGGAATCGCCAACCTCCGTTAGAGTTCGAATCAAAGCCGCCAGCTTGAATTTCGCAAATTATCTCCAAGTCCTTGGCAAATACCAAGAGAAACCTCCGTTACCCTTCATCCCTGGCTCCGATTACTCCGGCGTTGTTGAAGTCGTTGGCCCTAATGTCACTAAGTTCAAAATTGGAGACCTCGTTTGCTCTTTTGTTACCCTTGGCTCATTCGCTCAATTCATCGTCGCCGATGAATCCGACTTGTCAGTTATTCCTTATTCTCTTCtggtttattatttattttaagcgGTGCGAATGTAGAAAGCTTTATTTACCAGTTTTTTAATGATCCCGATTAGTAGTGAAATGAAATGGGCCCAATAGAGCAGAATGGATATGGATGAGTTATGTAGTCCAATTTAACTTAGTTAATTGATTGAACAATTGGAATTAGTGTAGTTTGTGCGTGGTAATTGATGCATATAGTTTAAATACACTAAAAATGGGAAGTGTACTAGGTTGGTCTTTGTATATGAGACTTTCTGTTTTGATTTAATGGTTCAAAAAAGTGTCTTAAGTTTGTTTTGGAATTGAAGGTTTCAAGTACCTGATGGGTGTGATCTAGTTGCAGCTGGTGCACTTCCTGTTGCATATGGGACATCACATGTGGCACTGGTGCATAGAGCGCAGCTGCGTCCCAAACAGGTAGGTCACCTTCCTTTGGTTTTTGGGGAGAAAAGGGTCATGCCAGTTTGTTACATGATTTATTTACACACCTAAAAGCATGCGACATCTGTTGGTTATCCTGTTATATAGGTTTTACTAGTGCTTGGAGCAGCTGGAGGCGTTGGGATTTCGGCGGTACAAATCGGGAAGGTTTGTGGAGCGACAGTTATTGCAGTGGCTAGGTACTTGTAGATTCTTATGTATACAAGAAAGTTGATTTAAGTTTTTATACTAAAATTATCCTTGCTTGTCTGTTGAATCTTAGGGGAAATGAAAAGGTGCAGTTTTTGAAGTCCTTAGGTGTTGATCATGCAGTAGACTTGAGCAGTGCAAATGTCATCGAAAGTGTCAAGGGCTTCCTGAAGTCAAGAAAGCTCAAAGGGGTCGATGTCTTGTATGATCCAGTCTGGGGGAAACTTACAAAAGATAGCTTAAAGCTATTAAATTGTGGGGCACAAATTCTGGTTATTGGATTTGCAAGTGGGGAAGTACCTGTCATCCCAGCCAACATTGCGTTGGTGAAGGTATGTCCTTTAAACACCCTAACTGTTTTCCCGATTACCCATTTGGTTCTTTACTTGTAATGCAGTTAATTGTACAAGAAATGTTAGTGCTCAATAGAAATGTATTACTCTACTTTGTTAGTATCTTACCAAGATGTATCCCTGTTCAGTTAATGAAATTCATCTTCCACTGCAAATTGATGTCCTATGTTAGATCACTTTGGAGTCGAGAAGGCTTCTTAAATTCCGTAATGTTAAATTGTGAAATCTGTAACTCCCCTCTTTGTTGTCTTGAAACTGAATGGGTAGAGAACATTAGTGAAAATGGTCTTGATGGTTATGTAGTGTGTGAAGCAGGTATATTGGAGACACAGGTTAAAGAGTTGAAAAGgctattaaataattattggagttccattttcaaaataataataattattattggaTTTTGTTGTTTAATTCGGTTTGTAGGCTACATGCTATATCTTGGATTAAGTTTGAACTCGTGAAGCCTGTGAATTATTGTTACTAGACTTGTCTATGCATGTGATTCAACTTTATATGTGCTTCAGCTACCATTATTGGTTACTAGTGCAGCAATTTGTTGAGTATTTTCACTTCCGAGTAAAGATCTTCTAACGATACAATGATACATGCATAGATTGTGTTATTCTTAGATCCACACAAGTTTTTCTCATTATGTGCAGTGTAGAAGACACCTATCTAGTCATGGTGCTTAGCGTTGCAAGTTTGGAGTAAGATTTGTGAGAGAATCAAGCCAGATCTGATTTGCTTGAAgctgaaataaataattactattaGTATGTGCTTGATTTGGTCTGCCTCAGTGCTTTTATGATTCAAATTACTCTTCTAGATAATTTTGGTCGAATGGTAGAATCAAGATTTAACATGCAACTGACGATGTTACTTGTTAAAAAGGGCACATGCATGATTAGAACCAAAATGGTGAATAAATGAAGAACAAATATGCAAAGCAACTATTATTAAACCTACTACTGTAATGACCCACAAAATATATAAGGCAAAAAGGTCTAGAAACTTTTTTCTGATATCACTAAAATGGGCCTCGGCGCAACATTATTTGCCCACAAAACAGAACTTTTTTTCCGAGTACTAAGAATCTGTTTGGATTATCTGATTGGTATCTAAGTGCTGAAAAACAATTTTAAGTGCTACAACTGATCTGATATATAAGCAATTACATGTTTGGATTAGTGTTCAAATTGATAATAATCCGTAGATGTGTTTGGTAAAAAAGTGttgttaaaattgttattttgttaaaatgacaaaaatactCTAGCGATTTCACAAAAAGTTAGAgatgtaaaattatatttttaagaaaaagtcTGCATAACAAATATGGAATGGAAAGGAAGGTAGGACTTTTTGCTTTCAATAAGgtatttgagaattttaaaaaatatttagaaataaaatagaaaaacacTTGGTCAAACCTCAAACCGAAAGTGCTTATAATCTAAAAAGCCATAAGTTGGGAGTGACCAACTTATTGCTTTTGCTGATTCAATTTGTTTGAGTGTTTACTAGATCCAAATAAGCAATGTGCTTACAAGCCATTTTGACCACCTTATAATCTTCGCCAAACACCCTCTAAATTACAGTTGGGCTAGAGGTGATGTTGGACATGGAAATAGGTTGCTTTAGCTCCTAGGCAACTTCTAATACAACCACATACCCAGTGAAATCCTACGAAGTGGGGTTTgaggagggtagagtgtacgcgTATCTTACCACTACCTCgaggaggtagagaggttgtttcaaAAGTCCTTTGGCTCAAGTGCATCAAacccaattaaaaaaaagaaaacaatgaagaaaGCATGGTCGTTAATAAGAAAGGCAGTGCAAAGTCTACCAGAAAGATACAATAACAACAGTGTAATATGTGATAATTGAAATACAATACACAACATATGACAAGAACCACAAGGGTACGATTAGTACTAAGACATATACTACCAAGCCTAAACCAACGCACGACAAGACAACACTCATCCATACTAACCTTTTACCCTAATGCATGACCTCCACTCCTTTCTGTCTAGATTCATGTCCTCGGCGATATGAAGCAGCGCCAAGTCCTGTCTAATAATCTCTTTCTAATACTTCTTTGGCCACCTCTACCCCTCCAAATACCCCCTACAACCGGCCTCTTGCACCTCCTTACTGGGGTGTCAGCACCTCCTTTGCACATGACCAAACTTAGGCAACTTTTATAAGGTGAAGAAAAAGATAGATGAGAGAAACAGATTCTGAAGTTTTTCCATTGTATTAAGGTTGAATGCTTCAGCAAGAATCAGTGATTATGATCTTTATTGAGGTTTAGGGCTTGCGGGAGTGGGAGTGGGAGAATACTGACAGAATGTTTGGAGAAAAGGGCTGCACGAAGAAAGAACTAGTGGAGCAGAATGGGACAGTGGAGAAGGGTGTAGCAAGACGTAGAAAGATGGAAGAAGATGAGAATAATTTCTTATAGCAGCCAATTCCAGGTTTAATCTCTTAGGATTGATCATGGGTTGAAGATTGGAGCATCAGATCTTATGCCGTATATTCATCTTACACGTACATGCCCCAAATGAAATAATCTGCTGGTCAAATTGTGTATCTCTGAATTAGAAATGTCCAAGGCTGCTAAGTTGAGTTAAGCATGTTCTGGGCACGACTAGCTCCTTGCACCACTAATTGGTTTCAATACAAGTAGGTTAAAGTTCATGTTCACAATATAGACTGTGTCATAATTCAGACCACATCTACTATGTTGAAACATGCTAGTAGCATAACATTTCTCAATCTGGAAGAATCTTAAGTGTCGAAATTCACGGTATTGTCACAAGAGGATGGCAAGACATATAATAGTAACTGCTTTCTTCTAAGACATGTTGCTCCTAAATAATTGCATCAGAGGTCTCTCCACCTTTTGTTTCATTATATGAACTAGCTACTTCCAACTATCCAGGAGACTAATAATACAAGCAGCATGAGTAACAATTAACTTTTCTTACTTTTTATCTCTGTTTATCCGTCACccttttcttacttttttttaatctctgTTTACCTCCCtcacaaatcaaaagaaaaagtagaaagCATATTTGTTTTCCTTGTATAGTAATAGCATAATTTTTTCTACAATTTTCGTTTTGCAGAACTGGACAATTCACGGACTGTATTGGGGAAGCTATAAGATACATCAACCCAATGTGCTTGGAGATTCTCTGAAGGAGCTTCTAGCTTGGTTGTCTAAGGGTTTGATTACAGTCAACATTTCTCATACATTCAGCCTGACAGAGGTAAGAGCTATGGCCTTTATTACttatcaaatccatgaaaagTAAGAGAAGGATTCTAGAAATGTGTAGGGAAATTAGtatttcatatttgaaaagGCTGATATACAATTCACCTGAATTCATTTTGGCAAGCGCAAAACCAGTATATAAAACTAAAGCTCATGCTTGTCAAATATAGTATAAAAGATTGCCGATTAGGATAATTTTATGCTAATTGAGAGtgattaattactattttttttgcaaacatgaattgaatttttttgaacaatttttcGTAAAAATTGTATCTTTATCCCGGAGCTTGAGAATTCTGATAGTTGAGGAAGTttgattattaaataaattaattaattaaggaagaGTAATGGCACACCTCAAGTAGACAAATATAATTCAGAGGGGATGAGTGAGCCATG
This window encodes:
- the LOC107012754 gene encoding quinone oxidoreductase-like protein 2 homolog is translated as MEALLVRKLGDPTLPPNASENSSLDLSTSHPIPNLESPTSVRVRIKAASLNFANYLQVLGKYQEKPPLPFIPGSDYSGVVEVVGPNVTKFKIGDLVCSFVTLGSFAQFIVADESDLFQVPDGCDLVAAGALPVAYGTSHVALVHRAQLRPKQVLLVLGAAGGVGISAVQIGKVCGATVIAVARGNEKVQFLKSLGVDHAVDLSSANVIESVKGFLKSRKLKGVDVLYDPVWGKLTKDSLKLLNCGAQILVIGFASGEVPVIPANIALVKNWTIHGLYWGSYKIHQPNVLGDSLKELLAWLSKGLITVNISHTFSLTEAHLAFTALKDRRAIGKVMITFDGGKIVKSKL